The sequence CAGACAATGCCAAGCCatcattcaaacgggaacataCTATACTATCTATATCACAGAGTATGTTTTAATTAGCAGGTTTTTACCAATCTTTtcaaaattttactttttttcttttacattcttttcagtttctctctttttttttttcttttttttttttttgttacgctACTCACTCTTTGGTGGCGTGTTCGTGGCACCACTTGTTGAGGCTGTGCCTTCTTTTGCTTGTTGAGAaaagatgcagaaaaagcaaaacactttGACGCTGACTGACCCGAGCCCTCGAGAGCAGGCACTTGGTTGGTTGGTCTAACATTGTGGCCGGAAAGTGCGTCAATGGCATTCTCAACACACCCTTAGTAAAGAGCACGGGCCAAAATCCATCATGTTTCTTTGTCACTGCAGTGTTTGACAGAGTTCACGTCGAGAATAATAATCAGCATCCGCCTCAACAGACATTTACGTACACAGTCTTGTCGCATCCCTCCTCCCGTCATCAAGAAAATAGCTGCAATTTGTTGCGGCATTCTTGACACGATAAAAATCCAATGTGCAACAGAAGATGGAGACGTCACGTTGACAGACTGGGGGGTTGGGTGGGGTCGGGGGAAGGTAAATGAGGCACTCATTAAAAATGTCTCACACAAGCTTGTGGaccacaacaaacaacaaagcgGCCCAGACATCCCTGCTGCGGAATACTGAtcagtgcctctctctctctccctctctctcttgctcgctctctctctctctcgcacttGCTTGCTCTCTCGCTCTCAGTATATGGAGActtgttgtgcatttttgtTCTCACACAAACAGTTCCATTTCCCAGGTGTCCGAACATGTCTGTGACACGCTTTTGTCAAAATATCCCGGGGATCAAGAATTACAGCACAATTCACAGACCCTATTTCTTGTCTTGCTGAACTTAGCCTGTTTTCTCATGCAAGTGAGTGACTGTGTGCCTCGTCCCATATACTGCTGGCTATCGTTAAGTCAATGTGCATAAAAAGAATTTGACTTGAAGATAATCGAGGAGTGGGACCCATTGTTTAGGAGTAACGGGGATCTGTTCTTAAAATAACtgacttgctaagaaaaattaaaagaagaaaaatatatatttttttaacttatctTGGTACGCATCTTAATttaccaaatattctatatttcgtttaaaaatgtcatgattgtgttgaatgaaagaaggagctttttttatttatttaaaaattacaaaaatagcagcataaatTGACCCAATTAAAAATCTGTGAGAGTGAGGGACCACTGTATAGGtcttaaaattatgttttgttttgtttttcccctgaaGTTTTATGTATCGGAAGTACTAGTGGAATCGATAGCTGGTATTGGTGACCACTCAGGTGTTGAGTACTCActctctggggaaaaaaaaaggggacacccctgtatatacatatttttttaaagataattgcacaaaaataaaactgtgcCTGACTTTGAcagattcattttcagtaattgtttattcacctccacaaacatgtttgtttacttattgtttttgtgtttcccTTTCATGAAGGCGATGAAAAGACATTGCCCCCGGCACCCACTATGCTCATGCTGTCTACTGAGGGATTGCTTTGCCCTTTTGCACTGCTGAACCTCAACGCCGGTGTCAAGCAGCTGATTGTACCCTGCGCCACCCTCACAGCGGAGGGCGAGAGACCCCCCAAACCaggtagggttagggttagtttaCCCACCACAGATGTTAGTTGCACTGCTTGTTATAGATACGACTATTTGTCTTCTGCAGTTTCTTTGGCAGTGCAGCTCCCCAAATCTGCCACGCCACTCCCGACTGCCTTCCCAAACCTCGCCGCGACTTCAGTGGCCACCTCATCTGCTGCGTCCCCCTTTAGCCTTGTTCCTACAGcagcttcatcatcatcatcatcgtcaggcTTCGCTTTCTCCTTACCGCCTATTAGCGGCAACTCGGCCGCTCCCGCCTTCTCCCTGGGCTCGTCCACGCCTTTCGGCTCTGGGGCCTCAGGCTTCGCGTTCGGCGCTGCCAAACCTCCCGCCGAAGCCCCCTCGGCTCCCTCTGCATTCTCTTTCAGCACCCCCTCGAGTAAAGTCACAGCCCCGACGCCCCAGAACCTCGCCACTCCCTCCATACCTACAGTCAAACTCAATTTGAGTGACAGGTAAGACCTTTTTTCCTGGCTGTCAGTCGCCCCTAGCATGCAGAGTTCCCGCAAAATGGAATGGCTGCATCAGAGAAAAGTGTTTGGAAAAATGGGTACTTTTATAGAAAGTATGAAAAAGGCTTTAAACCTCCTGTATTTTTGAACGCATACATTATGGTAGAACTGCAGCCTTACTACGAACGGTGTCCATCTTCTCAAGGTTTTCAGCAGTAGAAGCTCCAGCAGAACCTCCGCCGTCCTTCTTCTTCACGACATCTGTGCCCAAAGGTGTAGTGTCAAACGGCAGTGTGCCTGCCCTTGCTGCTGTCACCACCAAGCCAACCGCAATGTCAAGTCAGCACAAATCTCCACTTCCAATATTTTGTGTTCTTACCTGTACCTTGTCTCATAATTGTGGTGTTTGCTTTTCAGCGCCAGTACATCCAGTTCAAACCAGCACACCACCTGTGGAACTCCAAAAACCATCTCCAGCTCCCCTGGGCTGCATCCAAACCCCacaggtttgtttaaaaaaacaaacaaaaaaaaatccctgtagTTTATTTTGTCTGCATGTAATGAGGATACACACATTGCTTATGGAAGGACACAGGTAGGCTATACATAAGCATGAGGCAGCATGTATAATTTTTAAAGTATAATAAGTGAAATCATGCTGTCTGGTtctttgtcaacatttttttttttatatgaaaaagtaaatatttaatcTTAGTTGCTTATGTTGAAGTATAtcttaattgtattttatttttaaaaagttcttTCATTTATCAACAAAATGTTGAGTTTAATTGGCATTCAAGTGAATTGTTTTGGATGAATCTAAAATGCACTACAAGATTTACAGATGAACTTCATATGAACCTATGTTTGGAATGCCATGAACATAAAATTCACAATGGGTGCTTGATCCCTAAATGGACCAGTACATGTCCTGATTCACTTACAATTAGTATTTACACAGTCCTCTTCATCATGctgttcacattttgacatcatGAGACCAAGATAAGCCTCATGAGACTCAATTGGTCCACAGTACCTCAGGTCAAATTCAGGTTGATCTGTAATGGTTATGGAACCTtttaaatgtcatcctggatttTTAAAAGCCAAAAGCCAAACATCCCTAGCTTGCGGATTTGTGTTTCTAACCCTAGTTGTTAACGTTTTAAGTGTGTAACTTAGAacacatttaataattttgccttatttttttgtcatctcaagacccattttcagaaataggcaGATAAAGATAAGGATTTACAgtacttggttgtttaatttcaagcTTTATGGATGGGCAGGCACTCTCAAGTTGAAACGCAGCTATTgatatgcaatttaaaaattaaattttccaTAATTTGTGCCCTTTAACATAATCAAGGCCATTAAATGAAATATCAGAAAACAGaatgttgttgtattttttttctcaagttactgtactgtactgattTAGTCAGTTACTTTAAATTTGAGCAGAAATGATCATGTCTGGCATCCTGTTGCAGGCAGTTGAAGCTGGAGTAAAGCCGGTGGAGAAGCAGCAGCCTCAGCCAAACAAAGAATCTGACCCCATCACAACTGGAATACTGGAAGAGGTGAGGTTGACACTAAGGAACGtgtgtaatttgtttttttaattattatgtgCCTTTTTGACACTCTTGTCAGATTTCACACTTCCAAAAGGAATTGGATGATTTTAAGGCAAGGAGCTCTATGGCCGATTTCAAGGTTGGAACCAACGAGGAGATGAAAGAACTTAGGAAAGAGTCAGAGGATCTGAATGTTTTCACCCTAGAGATTAAGGAAACCACAGAAGTaaggtttttaaaaatgtgaaatacaCATTTGAGTCAATTGTGATCTATAAAAATGTATCCTCTCCAGTCTCTGCACGGCGACATCGGGACATTGAAAACCAACTTACTGGAGGGTTTCGCCGGGGCGGAGGAAGCCAAGTCTCAGAGTGAACTCAGCAAGGACCGAAATTATAGACAACTGCTGTACAAAAGACCCCTGGACCCACGTAGTGAGCAACAGCTCAAGGTGAAAACAAGACCGTATTTGAAATGATTCCTTCCAGAGTCCGCAAGTATCAAAGCATAGGGCATCCAACTAATCGGCGGTTAGCATGAGATGCTAATGTAGCAGCCTACATATGTTTGGCCTCTTGTTGAATGTTACAGAGATAATACAGTAATAAGAAGCTACCATTAGTAGCCTACATAACCACTCAGTGCTTGGTCTTCTCAAACATCAAGACAGATGAGTCTTAAAATGGATGGAGTCACAAAAGATCCATATTACAATGTTTAGTTTCCATTTGTCAATACTAGCTTGGGAATCCTATTAAGCTAACCTCTCTATTTGCTCTCAGTGCTCTAGCACAAACTGATGGTTTTAAAATGGCTGTCACAGAAGATCCACATCAAGTCCTTTGTCCATTTGCTTCCCCTGTAGGAGATTCGCCAACTCTACCAGTATGTCATTTTAGCTGTGGAGGATGTCAACGGTGTTCTGGATGTGGAATGGGAAAAACActtggagaagaagaagaaggagaagtaCGCACAAACCTCTCCTCATTATTTAGTGACTTGCCATTTGCATTATCTGTTGTTGATCACGTAGCGTGTTGGCAGGCACTTGGTGGTGCCTGGGCGCGAGGGTCTGTTCACCACGCTGGCCAACAACCTTTTTATCATCAACCAACAAAAGAACAGGCTGGACCAGCTGGTCAACGAGCTCACCTCACTGCACCTCTACAACAAGACGGACGCTCCCACTGCTAACCGCAACACAGTCTCATCTGGAAGGTTGGTCAATTACAACAAGAATAGTTACCGCAGCCAAGGAAATTTACGACATTTATCCACTGAACTTTTATTGTGATGTGACTGAATTagcatcattttacttttttttttttttttttttttttttttttttttaataataataaggatgTTCTTTCAAAGACGTGtcgatttatatattttgtgacTATTCACAAAATGATGACATTATACTTATCATTAAAAAGACTAGTTCCGAATGTCATAAACCATTGCTGATCCATTGCGCATTTAACTTTCATGGAGGCACCCACAACCCCTTCTCTCAAACACATACTAGCATGCATACCTTGGAGGCTGTGGTATTATACtccagtctccactttgctgcagtgTCAGTCTCTTcttggcggggaaaaaaaacctgagcCAAGGAAATAAATGCAGACCCTTAAtatcttttgttgtttgttagcatgcctCTTTCAGACTGaagttttgttgtctttttttttttttttttgtaacagttTGGAAAGCGAGCTTAACAGTTTAAGAGATGCCCTGCTGAAGGTCCGGCTGGACAACACCGCTCCGAAAGCCAAAAGCCCATCACCAGGTAAAAATTTGATTCTACATTTGTGTATACAGTATTAGTGACAATGCAAGAGGTCAAAACATGTTTCCCTTTCCAGTCAAGATATCGCCAGTTAAACAATATCAGCTGCGCAACTTCCTCTCCAAGGGGCTTATGCCTCATGTTCGCTCAACTGCACCAGGTAGTCAATCATTCAAGTGAACAAATGAACTAAGAAATAGAATTGATAAATTAGCATGGTCATCTAAATATTCTTTTCTCTTGCCAAGCCAACCTATCACGTTCAGCTTTCCTGTCACCAAAATACTACGAAGACCTGGACGACATGAGCTCCACCTCATCCCTTTCGCAGTCCATCGAGCCTCATCTGCCTCATTTGGAGgttgaggaggaggaagcggaGCTGCAGCCCGACCACCTTCCCATGGCCGCCGCGGCCGCTCCTTCCTACCCCCGACACCCCACCGTGGTGAGGACTCCCTCTATCCAGCCTGGTTTCGGAGCCATTCAGTCCACACCTCTAAGCAAAATGCAGTCAATGCCAGGCATGGGCTTCAGACTGAGCCCTATTGCCAGCCCGAGTAAGTAAAATAATGGAATATTACggtttcattttatgtttatcttcttggcatgtttttgtttaatagtACAGTTTAATTCTCATCAAATGAAGCCTTTTCCTTATCTTACTAACTCATTCTCATAGTAGTTTTACTTGTGGTTAAGTCTGTTTTTCTTATGATAGTACAATGTAattcttgttttaaaaaaaaaaaaaaaaaaaaaaaaaaaaaaaaaaaaccttaaatatTACTAATATTCTGATATCTTGTAAAATTTGCATTTTATCATAAAATAACACATGTATTCTGTTAATATAGACTTATATTATTTCaacttaatttttataaaatgccACAGAGACCTTTTTCCTGTCATATTCCCACATAtgtagcagattttttttttctttttcgtaATATCATATTGTAATATCTTTCCTTTTTTCCACCAATTACAACTTTACTGCGATACAGGAATATTGCATTGCACTTGTAAAGCTGCTACcattttcatcacatttttttcataattttctTTCCTTAATATTCCTCTTTATTGGAATGTTGTCGtacataagtatttttttacCTTATTGTCATAAACTAGTTGATTTCTTATTTTTCTGACTTCTACTACCATAGTTATTTCctttacatttataatttcaagcatgtttattatatatatatatgtgtattatGTCTCATTTCAGTTCCCACCAATAAGATCAACCTTAGTGGCGCTGACAGCACCGCCCTTTCCACGAAAACGGTCAAGCATGGGGCACCGCCTGCAGAAAGGACCGTGCCAGTCACCATCCCGGCCCAGCAGGCTGCCGCCAGCGCCGCCCTCCGTAGACTGATGGCCAATCAGAAGACAGGTAATGTTAAACATGCAAAACATTCCCTAATATAGGAacatcatgtttttgttttgttttgttgttttttttggtcgcaATTCGTGAGTAccctttaatacaataaaaatatttattctgGAGGGAGCACTTTATTCACATACATAAGACACTACACTGTGTTTGTGGCCAAATAACTCCCACCGCAGTGGCAATTTCGGCAAGCAATCAAATGTATGCTGCTGTCTAGATATTGGGCCAGTCTAGTTGCCatggtgtgtgggtgtgcgtgtgcgtgtgtgtgtgtgtattttgtaaATGGTGTTCGCAATTATATTTTTGCAAATATGTAGATAAAAGATATACTCCGTTGTTGAATTCAACGCTTGATGGGCGGACAGGGCCTCCAAACGCACAACTGTTTGCATGCTATCAATAAATTatacataaatacacaaatCAATAAATATGTCTGTTGGTCACTAGGTGGCGACAAAGCCCTCCAGGCAAAACAAGCATTGGTTCGCACTAATTTCTCAATGTAgttcttcagaaaaaaaaaaaaaggcaaacatttttgtgttgcaGCTGTCGTTAGCACCTCCTTGACAGAGTCCACCTTAAAAACCGTGCCGCAGGTGGTCAACGTCCAGGAGCTGAAGGACAAAGGGGTTCCTGTGTCAACCACCGCAATTATCAGGTACTCTACTCTTGCACAACACACTCAGGATGCAAGCAGTTGGCACTTAAAGCAAATGTCCTCACCACACTAACACACTACTCAGTTGACTTTGAGCACATTATGTAATTTTCATTGTGCTTCATCATGCCTTGAATCGATGGTGATAGTGAGTAGACCCCATATGAGCAGTTTCTCAATCTCAAGCACGCAGAGTATGGTCATCCTAAGAACGGAACCGAGAACATAGTTCCTAAAAACGCTAGTCTTTTCGTTATTGGAACGGCTGTATACTTGTGATTACCAAACCACCCCGCCCcctactacacacacacacaccagtagCGTGATTgtgcatatatataaaaaaaaataaaaactcttcTGTGTTCTTTTGTAGCTCGTCAACATCTGACCAAGCCGCTGTGCCGCTGCAAGTTCCTGCATCTATTGCATCCAATCTTCCCAAGCGagtaaggggggaaaaaaaaatagaaacatgtCCAAGGGTGTTTATTGATACAACTGCAAATTGTAGAGGCATGCATTTGCAACATATGTGGAATAATATTAACTCACATTTAATTGTCACAAAAAGTAGTTGAGTGAAAAACTTAAAATGCTCCCCGGCCGCATGTTTTCATCTCTGTAACCAATGCAATCTACCAAATTCTTCTTCAATGTCATTATGAAAACTTTGTTCAGCAGAATCCCGGCCTAGGAGTGCAGAAGCCATCCAATGAAAGCACAAGCACACCACAAGCGAACTTCATGTTTGGTGAGCTCATACTGTGCATGAGCGTGCAATTTGGTGGTTGTATTATatatttcctgttttgttgcAAAAAGAGGACAATTAAGTTCCCATTAATTACTGACTTCATTTGGGTCCTTCAGGTCAGCTTGACTCATCTGCAGCACCTGCTAGCTCAGCTGAGTCGAGTATCAGCAAAGGTTTATCTTTTACGCCAACGTAAGTccacttaaaaagaaaagaaaatacaatgtgatttttttgtattatttagatGGATAATatcaaataataaatgaataatcaataagtattttttttttgttattttgtgtgCCAGAGTAAATAATTCCAATGAAAATTTGATTGCTGAAATATTATTCTAAAAATGGGTTCCTTCTTTTGCAGCCCCTCAAGCTTCAGTTTTGCGTCTGTCACTCCAGCAGTTGGATTACCACCAGGTAAAGAGCTTCATGTGTTATAGAAGATTTCCGTTGCTGTCCGGCGGAAACCTCttatgtccaaatatggtcaaattcatatattttttttccacaaataaaTACTAATGGTCTGTCATCACTTGAATTTTGTCCAATATTAACCAATTTAAAATGGTGAAAGTAGCTTGAAAACAAATACACAGCCTCTTTGGAACACAACTTATGTCTGAAAGGTGTTGCAAAACTCCAACGCTTTCATAGTTCTCTGGAAGCTGTGTGGCGGAATTGTGGCCTGTATTCGTCTGGATGTTTTTTAGACAATATtttactatataaataaagatgacttgacttcacGACTTTATACAGGTATAATCTCGAAGTGagtattttggtattcggacaACACTACAACAGAGCTCCAGATGTTTGTATTTGCAACAATTATAAAATATGTTGTGCATGCCTCCTTTAATCTTGTTTGTGTCTCTTCAGTAAAGGATGTAAGCGAGATCTCCTTTGGTGGAAATGGCAAGCTATTCGGTCAGACGATAGAGGAgccgacaaagtccacctccccTTCCCTAACTGCTGCCGTGTCGACCACACAGCCACCATCTTCGGAAGCGCCTTTACCCGTATCCACCATAGTTGCTGCAACGTCAACGCAAATTCAACTGCCTAAAATAACCGGAGGAGAAACATTAGGCAGTTTCTCCGGACTGCGCGTCGGTCAAGGAGAAGAAGCTAAAGATGGCGCTGCAAAACCTACTCCTGCAAACACCGCTTTCACCTTTGGAGGGGCTGGAACTGGCAAAGGAACGGCACAGTTCAGCTTTGGTGGTGATCAGAAGTCTGCGGGAGACTCTTTGGGAGCCGACTTGTCCAAGTCCGGGAGTTTGTTCAAGCCTTCTGAGACTACTCCCAAGTTAACCTTGTGTGTGACCACATCCAACACGCCTACCTCGGAGCTGCACACGTCTTTTAGCAGCCTCCTCACGGCCCCCGCAGAACCAACGGAAGAGCTCAAACCAAGCCCACAACCTTCAGAGCGCCCATCATCGCACGAAAAAGACCCTTCTCCAGAACCTTCCGTCGAGGGCGCCACTCCATTAGAAGCCCCCAAACTTTTGCCGGATGCGGTTGCCGTCAAAGAGACTGATCCTGTTTCCGATGCTTCCGCTTCAGTTCCAGCAACGGAGGCAACCCCCCCGGCCCCAGTCGCCACGGCAGACACGACCCTGGATGTCACCTCTGCTGCCCCTGTGGTTCCTGTATCCCAAGCAGCCCTACCGGCATTCCAGGTGTCCACTTCTGAGAAGCCCGgctccattttcactcaaccCATTACTACGGAAAGCAGCTCTACCACCGTGACGCCGGCTGTCAATGTTCCAGCTGCCCCAGAGGCTACTGCCAGTCTGACTGCTGCCCCTGCGGCCAGCACCCTTGGGGATGGCACCCCCGCTTTTTCAGTCACGAC comes from Festucalex cinctus isolate MCC-2025b chromosome 15, RoL_Fcin_1.0, whole genome shotgun sequence and encodes:
- the nup214 gene encoding nuclear pore complex protein Nup214 isoform X1, whose translation is MSDDTDSPPEREMKDFQFRQMKKAKVFEPSGEMPRERSSLLAVSNKFGLTFAGSGRIFKVYRTQDILAADKQDGNSNTIVDGISAVVEVRLDSALHNLALSSDELSLSVCAVSEEAALFVSFYDVRTFVNQARPQKIPFALWQPTVPSKTLVLDLKWNPAQASMLAVCLSDGSMSILDVTDDVRVRAALPASSGVTCLCWSPKGKQVAVGKMNGTVSQYTPALEEKKVIPCPHFYTSDDPVKVLDVLWLRTFSFAVVYAAADGSPETPPELVLITIPKKDEKVETKYVNFSDTVYGCCTERQHHYFLRHIEDWNLVLAASAASIEVSVISRQDDKIWELWMLEDASRAELPVSETSEDTLPLGLAIDYTSQQEIRISDEKTLPPAPTMLMLSTEGLLCPFALLNLNAGVKQLIVPCATLTAEGERPPKPVSLAVQLPKSATPLPTAFPNLAATSVATSSAASPFSLVPTAASSSSSSSGFAFSLPPISGNSAAPAFSLGSSTPFGSGASGFAFGAAKPPAEAPSAPSAFSFSTPSSKVTAPTPQNLATPSIPTVKLNLSDRFSAVEAPAEPPPSFFFTTSVPKGVVSNGSVPALAAVTTKPTAMSTPVHPVQTSTPPVELQKPSPAPLGCIQTPQAVEAGVKPVEKQQPQPNKESDPITTGILEEISHFQKELDDFKARSSMADFKVGTNEEMKELRKESEDLNVFTLEIKETTESLHGDIGTLKTNLLEGFAGAEEAKSQSELSKDRNYRQLLYKRPLDPRSEQQLKEIRQLYQYVILAVEDVNGVLDVEWEKHLEKKKKEKHLVVPGREGLFTTLANNLFIINQQKNRLDQLVNELTSLHLYNKTDAPTANRNTVSSGSLESELNSLRDALLKVRLDNTAPKAKSPSPVKISPVKQYQLRNFLSKGLMPHVRSTAPANLSRSAFLSPKYYEDLDDMSSTSSLSQSIEPHLPHLEVEEEEAELQPDHLPMAAAAAPSYPRHPTVVRTPSIQPGFGAIQSTPLSKMQSMPGMGFRLSPIASPIPTNKINLSGADSTALSTKTVKHGAPPAERTVPVTIPAQQAAASAALRRLMANQKTAVVSTSLTESTLKTVPQVVNVQELKDKGVPVSTTAIISSSTSDQAAVPLQVPASIASNLPKRQNPGLGVQKPSNESTSTPQANFMFGQLDSSAAPASSAESSISKGLSFTPTPSSFSFASVTPAVGLPPVKDVSEISFGGNGKLFGQTIEEPTKSTSPSLTAAVSTTQPPSSEAPLPVSTIVAATSTQIQLPKITGGETLGSFSGLRVGQGEEAKDGAAKPTPANTAFTFGGAGTGKGTAQFSFGGDQKSAGDSLGADLSKSGSLFKPSETTPKLTLCVTTSNTPTSELHTSFSSLLTAPAEPTEELKPSPQPSERPSSHEKDPSPEPSVEGATPLEAPKLLPDAVAVKETDPVSDASASVPATEATPPAPVATADTTLDVTSAAPVVPVSQAALPAFQVSTSEKPGSIFTQPITTESSSTTVTPAVNVPAAPEATASLTAAPAASTLGDGTPAFSVTTTTTVAAVFGQPATIPPVSTAASAFGSSAFGTSTGGGFGKSVFGQPSGFGQPASNTTTPSGFSFGQSAFGASARTATTGGGGVFFGAPTPSNASSFTFGTSTNANTSSGTGTGLFGQSTTSAFGQSSTFGQGSLFGSNTTTSSSTGFSFGQPSGFGSSASSGFGQPANTGSVFGQPSGGGLFGSSTSAAGSPGGSLFSGLGGKPSVDAANKNPFGPNASTGGFGQPAQTGTPSLFGSTATKPMGFGQTSFGDQKPSGTFSSGAGSVASQGFGSFASPAKPGGFGSALVFGSPPAFGSSPSFGASAAFGTSPSFNNAMGSSAGKVFGEGTAASNMGGFGFASPSGASSFGALANQNAPPSFGSLAQQGPGFGAQPSGFAGFGQQPQPGGFSGNTFGSTNQSNSQTFAGWRS
- the nup214 gene encoding nuclear pore complex protein Nup214 isoform X2, which translates into the protein MSDDTDSPPEREMKDFQFRQMKKAKVFEPSGEMPRERSSLLAVSNKFGLTFAGSGRIFKVYRTQDILAADKQDGNSNTIVDGISAVVEVRLDSALHNLALSSDELSLSVCAVSEEAALFVSFYDVRTFVNQARPQKIPFALWQPTVPSKTLVLDLKWNPAQASMLAVCLSDGSMSILDVTDDVRVRAALPASSGVTCLCWSPKGKQVAVGKMNGTVSQYTPALEEKKVIPCPHFYTSDDPVKVLDVLWLRTFSFAVVYAAADGSPETPPELVLITIPKKDEKVETKYVNFSDTVYGCCTERQHHYFLRHIEDWNLVLAASAASIEVSVISRQDDKIWELWMLEDASRAELPVSETSEDTLPLGLAIDYTSQQEIRISDEKTLPPAPTMLMLSTEGLLCPFALLNLNAGVKQLIVPCATLTAEGERPPKPVSLAVQLPKSATPLPTAFPNLAATSVATSSAASPFSLVPTAASSSSSSSGFAFSLPPISGNSAAPAFSLGSSTPFGSGASGFAFGAAKPPAEAPSAPSAFSFSTPSSKVTAPTPQNLATPSIPTVKLNLSDRFSAVEAPAEPPPSFFFTTSVPKGVVSNGSVPALAAVTTKPTAMSTPVHPVQTSTPPVELQKPSPAPLGCIQTPQAVEAGVKPVEKQQPQPNKESDPITTGILEEISHFQKELDDFKARSSMADFKVGTNEEMKELRKESEDLNVFTLEIKETTESLHGDIGTLKTNLLEGFAGAEEAKSQSELSKDRNYRQLLYKRPLDPRSEQQLKEIRQLYQYVILAVEDVNGVLDVEWEKHLEKKKKEKHLVVPGREGLFTTLANNLFIINQQKNRLDQLVNELTSLHLYNKTDAPTANRNTVSSGSLESELNSLRDALLKVRLDNTAPKAKSPSPVKISPVKQYQLRNFLSKGLMPHVRSTAPANLSRSAFLSPKYYEDLDDMSSTSSLSQSIEPHLPHLEVEEEEAELQPDHLPMAAAAAPSYPRHPTVVRTPSIQPGFGAIQSTPLSKMQSMPGMGFRLSPIASPIPTNKINLSGADSTALSTKTVKHGAPPAERTVPVTIPAQQAAASAALRRLMANQKTAVVSTSLTESTLKTVPQVVNVQELKDKGVPVSTTAIISSSTSDQAAVPLQVPASIASNLPKRNPGLGVQKPSNESTSTPQANFMFGQLDSSAAPASSAESSISKGLSFTPTPSSFSFASVTPAVGLPPVKDVSEISFGGNGKLFGQTIEEPTKSTSPSLTAAVSTTQPPSSEAPLPVSTIVAATSTQIQLPKITGGETLGSFSGLRVGQGEEAKDGAAKPTPANTAFTFGGAGTGKGTAQFSFGGDQKSAGDSLGADLSKSGSLFKPSETTPKLTLCVTTSNTPTSELHTSFSSLLTAPAEPTEELKPSPQPSERPSSHEKDPSPEPSVEGATPLEAPKLLPDAVAVKETDPVSDASASVPATEATPPAPVATADTTLDVTSAAPVVPVSQAALPAFQVSTSEKPGSIFTQPITTESSSTTVTPAVNVPAAPEATASLTAAPAASTLGDGTPAFSVTTTTTVAAVFGQPATIPPVSTAASAFGSSAFGTSTGGGFGKSVFGQPSGFGQPASNTTTPSGFSFGQSAFGASARTATTGGGGVFFGAPTPSNASSFTFGTSTNANTSSGTGTGLFGQSTTSAFGQSSTFGQGSLFGSNTTTSSSTGFSFGQPSGFGSSASSGFGQPANTGSVFGQPSGGGLFGSSTSAAGSPGGSLFSGLGGKPSVDAANKNPFGPNASTGGFGQPAQTGTPSLFGSTATKPMGFGQTSFGDQKPSGTFSSGAGSVASQGFGSFASPAKPGGFGSALVFGSPPAFGSSPSFGASAAFGTSPSFNNAMGSSAGKVFGEGTAASNMGGFGFASPSGASSFGALANQNAPPSFGSLAQQGPGFGAQPSGFAGFGQQPQPGGFSGNTFGSTNQSNSQTFAGWRS